One stretch of Chryseobacterium sp. LJ668 DNA includes these proteins:
- a CDS encoding TonB-dependent receptor, translating to MNKKIQILSILFLGISSVAFSQIKEEKLILNKKREPEVKKIEKKKTSVETVKNYPPEEKSANPVKYTITDVPAVSDFKTSTIQSEDVAPKFDATAQNNYFQFGMGNYGKILADANISKTLENKIEVGADVHVLSTNGLKKVYAWDSDQSSATLGAFLNAYGEKGKINLNAEYGLDKYNYYGIYALTPSADVDLKQKVNQFKVNGYYDFYSNEILNDVRVKSSFLSDHFDAKENQASILANLSKHAVKLSDNGIVLNADLGLGLETVKTDFALLNENSSTFFNGNIAPKVTFAKGESYLMLGSSFSFLNARYSNLILADELKNNKTYWFPQAEFQVAAAKEFKFYGGVDGGLKLNTYSELLQENPFLVSDQMLRPTETQYHFYAGLRGDIDETFKYDVSAGFGKMRNIMFFQGNNLFDNTYTLDRPGYDFANTFSAVYDDGNVSDIKGSLQYFPLENLIVDADVRFLKYDLKNYENIYNVPLVTGSIGAKYTMFEKKLSLGFKGIFATDRTTNSYMLEGVGNPSLIFQSTEDTNDKVGGYADLNLSAEYKIHKNFSIFALGNNLLSSKYQTYKGYKVLGAQVLGGVKITF from the coding sequence ATGAACAAGAAAATTCAAATATTATCTATATTATTTCTAGGAATTTCGTCGGTGGCGTTTTCTCAGATCAAAGAGGAAAAACTGATTCTGAATAAGAAAAGAGAACCCGAAGTCAAGAAAATTGAGAAGAAAAAAACTTCAGTGGAAACAGTGAAAAACTATCCGCCGGAAGAAAAATCTGCAAATCCTGTAAAATATACAATTACAGACGTTCCTGCGGTTTCAGATTTTAAAACTTCAACCATTCAGAGTGAAGATGTTGCGCCAAAATTTGATGCAACGGCTCAGAACAACTATTTCCAATTTGGAATGGGGAATTATGGAAAGATTTTAGCAGATGCCAATATTTCTAAAACACTTGAGAACAAAATTGAAGTAGGAGCAGACGTTCATGTGCTTTCCACCAACGGTTTGAAAAAAGTGTATGCTTGGGATTCTGATCAAAGTTCGGCAACTTTAGGAGCTTTCCTCAATGCTTATGGCGAAAAAGGAAAAATCAATCTGAATGCAGAATACGGTTTAGATAAGTACAACTATTACGGTATTTATGCACTGACGCCTTCTGCAGATGTAGATTTGAAGCAGAAAGTGAATCAATTTAAAGTAAATGGATATTATGATTTTTATTCAAATGAAATTTTAAATGATGTAAGAGTAAAATCTTCATTTTTAAGTGACCATTTTGATGCAAAAGAAAATCAGGCTTCTATTTTGGCGAATCTTTCTAAACATGCTGTAAAGCTATCTGATAACGGAATCGTTTTGAATGCAGATTTAGGTTTAGGTTTGGAAACTGTAAAAACAGATTTTGCTTTACTAAATGAAAATTCTTCAACATTTTTTAATGGGAATATTGCACCGAAAGTAACGTTTGCAAAAGGTGAATCTTATTTGATGTTGGGTTCTTCATTTTCTTTTTTAAATGCGAGATATTCAAATTTAATATTAGCTGATGAGTTAAAAAATAATAAAACCTACTGGTTTCCACAGGCTGAATTTCAGGTGGCAGCAGCTAAGGAATTTAAATTCTATGGTGGAGTAGACGGTGGTTTAAAACTGAATACCTATAGCGAATTGCTGCAGGAAAATCCGTTCTTGGTTTCAGACCAGATGTTAAGACCTACGGAAACACAGTATCATTTTTATGCAGGTTTAAGGGGTGATATTGACGAAACTTTTAAATATGATGTCTCTGCAGGATTTGGAAAAATGAGAAACATCATGTTTTTTCAGGGGAATAATTTATTCGACAATACCTATACTTTAGACCGACCGGGTTATGATTTTGCAAACACATTTTCTGCCGTTTATGATGACGGAAATGTAAGCGATATCAAAGGTAGTTTACAGTATTTCCCGTTGGAAAACCTGATTGTTGATGCTGATGTAAGATTTTTAAAGTATGATTTAAAGAATTATGAAAATATTTATAATGTTCCTTTGGTCACAGGAAGCATTGGTGCAAAATATACTATGTTTGAGAAAAAGCTATCTTTAGGTTTCAAAGGAATCTTCGCAACAGACAGAACGACAAACTCTTACATGTTGGAAGGAGTGGGAAACCCGTCATTGATTTTCCAGTCAACAGAAGATACCAATGATAAAGTTGGCGGTTACGCAGATTTAAATTTGTCTGCAGAGTATAAAATTCATAAAAATTTCAGTATTTTCGCACTCGGAAATAATCTTCTGAGCTCAAAATATCAAACGTACAAAGGCTATAAAGTTCTTGGTGCACAAGTTTTAGGAGGTGTGAAGATCACGTTTTAG